The following is a genomic window from Triplophysa dalaica isolate WHDGS20190420 chromosome 22, ASM1584641v1, whole genome shotgun sequence.
AATTTCAAGGGATTGTTCCTACGGTGTTGAGAGGAGAACTGCAACGCAGGTCTCTGGAAGAGGAGGTTTCAGTTATTCaacctatttttttatttcaaagaagGATGGGGGTCTTTGAAGAATTTCAACGCAGGTTACATGTCTGACCACTAGACGGGAGTCAGCCAGGATTCTAGGATCAGCAGCTCTGACCACATTCCAGGCGGCCAAAGCCTCATCCACAAGGCGGCTTTTTATGCCTCTAAATGGGAGCGGTATTCTAGATGGTGTCACTCAGTGGAGATAGACCCATTGTCGTGTGGAGTGGATTCCATCCTTTCATTTCTCCAGTTCGTACTGGAGACTAGAGTAACGGAATAAACCTTGAGAGGCTATGTGGCAGCTGTATCTGACCGTCATGAGGGTTATGGAGGTTGCACAGTTGGGTCTCAACCTCTTTTCAGACGCCTTTTTCAAGGGGACTCGCAGACTGTGCCCATCTCGAGCTCGGCTAATTCCCTAATGGGTGTTGTCTTGAAGGCTCTGGCAGTACCTTCTTTTGAACCTCTACATGAGCTAGGGTTGGAATTTCTGAGGTTAAAGACGGCATTTCTTGTCGTCTGTCTCTTTagtcaagagggtgagtgaaatTCATGCCTTCTCTTTGCATTCTGCATGTTTGAGAATTGGGAGAAGAAGGCTCATCTATGTCACTTCTTCAAAACCCTTCAATTCCACCGAAAGTTCTGCTGTTCTTTTGTTCAAGGACTTTGGTGCTAGAACCTTTCTATCCAGCTCCTCACTCTTCGGAGGAAATGGCCTGGCTCCATTTAATCTGTCCCGTCAGGTCACTGAGAAGGTACATATATGCACACAACGGATCAGCTTATTGTGTGTTGTGGTAACTTGGTACAAGGCCAGGCAGTGTCCAAGCAGAGGCTGTCGAATTGGATTGTCAGGTTGAGCTCGCCTATAAAGCACTGGGATACCTCCCCCTTCAGGGAGTAGTGCCTCACTCTACAAGAGGAGTGGCTGCCTTCTGGGCATTGTTTAGTGCGTCTCCTTTCGAATATGTGTGCGTAGGAGCAGAATAGTCATCATCGCTGACATTTGCTAGGTTTAATTGTCTCAATGTGGCTACGACAGTCTCATCAACTGTCCTGCAGACAGCAATACTGCCTGATCGGACTTGTGTAAGTGATGTACAGGTGCAGAACATCCTCTGATTTCACTGTGTACATGTTAATATTATCTAGGTGCTGAACACCCTCTGATTCAACTGTGTACATATAAATATTGTCGAGGTGCTGACCACCCTATGCTTACCTGTGTACACAACAAGGTAAACTAATAATCTTCTATTCAGCATTGGAACGTTTCCTTGAGTTTATTGCCCCGCTTGGGTTATTGCCCCTCCTGACCTTATCTGGTATACAGTTGACCCAAACTGTGGAGTGTTGACTAAATTGAAATAGAATGAATGGGCTACATAAGATAACCTAGTTCTATGAATAAGATCAACACTCAACATGGCGTGGTCACTCAGGGAGTACTTTTCGCTACTCGGCAAAAGAGAATGTGTGGTGGTTCACACCCGTATTTGTAGACGGGGTTGCAAGCGGGGCATGACTAATTTGATATACCATCTCCTTGCTGCTCATCTTCAGCTGGGCTGACCCATACTGTGGCGTGTTGACCTTATTCATAGACCTAGGTTACCTTACGTAACCATTCAATTTCTTTTAGTAAATTTAAAGACTTGTTagtttttaattttcacatacatatttgacatatttttcagttttgtggttaccattgtttagaagagtggtgatttcagttctgagatcagtctcttcttgctcattttggatTGCATAACTCaaagtgtttgatttatgcatattaagactaagaagtatgtaaaataaaaaactgaaataatttagtttagttttctCAACttgaaaatgtagtttttgtgtagttatttaaattctgtctactttttaataaaaatgataaattaaatatttaagtcgcacttgctaagatttggtaagaactttaacttaacagtaatcaaaatttgaaagttcTGCTTACTTCAATAAAGGAtctctaaaacaaaaaaaattgagtaTTGCCAACCTATCCGGGTTTACAGTGGGCCCCTATTACTCAACCTCCAATTGTTACAAACCTATATAGcctacatttatttgttctgttgaacacaaagaaagattttgcaagaatgttagcaactgaccgTTCTGACACATCATTGTATATCACATGAGTGAAAATAACTGTATATTTCTtagttcttttgaacacaaagtttgatatttttaacaatttagcAAACAGTTTGGGGTTAACTTTGGATctcattttactttgttttactatggtagtcaattatctcccagaaatctcagttgctaacattctttcaaatatctttcaatacatttctttgttcagaaaaaagaaatatgaccgaattttcaattttgggtgaactatccctttaagaaagtaGGTGTGGTGGTAATTATATTCTAGTTTCAGTTTTTGAGTTGCCAGAGGGAAAGTTACTCACCCCTATTTCGTATCTGTGGCGAACTGCCACTCGCATTCCCAGAGTCACTGGCGGCACACATATTGCCATGCCGAAAGCAGCCATTAAACCCGGACCACACAAGTCAATCAGAGGCAGGCAGGTGCTCTCCCCAAACTCCCCAGTCGTGGAACAAGCAAAGCAAGGACAACACCAGAATCCATAGCAGCCTAAATGCAAGAACATTATAATCAGTCTCAGCTTCTTGCCCATGCGGCTTGGTGGGATCTGATCAGTAAGGCTATGTCATTGTAATGAACAGAAGAAACAGACTTATTACGTTCTTTACGTAAGTCAACATTACCTGTAATGTAGCGTACTTACAAGTTTCCATGTCCTGACAACAGTCACATATCCCTGAACTCCAAGGACTCATCTGAGAATTTGACTTTGCATAAGGTTGCTGGACAACCACTGTATTAGCCATTGTTCAACTTGACTGACATGAAGGAAATACAAATGCAAAGGTTATTATCACttcaaatgctgtttttttttagcaaaacttagcatttggttataaatgctgggttgtttcacaccgaaatgctgggttgttttaatccATTGTTTGGTCAAACATATAATTTTCTGGGTTTATTTAACCCAACTGTTAGGTTAAATAGCTCAGCAATTTAAAAGCTTGCATTTATACTGTAATATTAATTTTACGGCACCcataaagggatactccacccaaaaatgaaaattctgtcatgaattactcaccctcaagttgtttcaaactgGTGGGAAAacttgtatatactgtatttccaaagatatttggaagaattatATTTCCTAGCATTTCTGGATCAAAAaaaggtagtcaaaggtgctccagaactgtttgtttttctaatttcttcaagatttatttttttgtgtgtttaacaggacaaaaatttacaatatttttctaCAGTAGTGGTCAATAGTGCCCCATGAATCTCAGTTGTTagcattcatcaaaatatctttctatgtttttaacagaacaaagaatttcctACAGATTTCGAACATTTTGAgaatgagtaattcatgacagaattatcatttgggggtgaactgtcccctatttgtttcttttatttccaaacggatcactttattttatataaagtataaataaaaaataatcaacagtccttttttatttatctataatTGTGGAAA
Proteins encoded in this region:
- the LOC130411888 gene encoding cornifelin homolog B-like, with amino-acid sequence MANTVVVQQPYAKSNSQMSPWSSGICDCCQDMETCCYGFWCCPCFACSTTGEFGESTCLPLIDLCGPGLMAAFGMAICVPPVTLGMRVAVRHRYEIGGSLCEDLMVSCFCTMCSWCQMNREIKQRKKFVTTVTQQPMVNIQPMVNIQQQPIIITR